A region of Paenibacillus sp. JNUCC-31 DNA encodes the following proteins:
- a CDS encoding GNAT family N-acetyltransferase translates to MTNSASINPLMLSFPESFDTPRLTIRAPRWGDGAAVNEAIRESAEQLRLWLPFAENIPSLEESEATVRKARLQFLERTDMMLHLRDRFTDEFVGSSGLHRIDWNARCFEIGYWIRTSRAGEGLMTEAVRGIEHFAITYLEANRLEIRCDARNVRSAKVAERAGYTLEGILRKMRRDSTGTLVDLMVFAKVRGDEFE, encoded by the coding sequence ATGACCAATTCGGCTTCAATTAATCCGTTAATGCTGTCCTTTCCCGAAAGCTTTGATACACCGCGATTGACCATTCGTGCCCCGAGGTGGGGAGATGGAGCGGCAGTGAATGAAGCAATCCGGGAAAGTGCGGAACAATTGCGTTTGTGGCTGCCTTTTGCCGAGAACATACCTTCATTGGAGGAATCGGAAGCGACTGTTCGCAAAGCCAGACTGCAATTTCTGGAGCGTACCGACATGATGCTTCATTTACGTGACAGATTTACGGATGAATTCGTAGGTAGCAGCGGACTGCATCGAATAGACTGGAATGCACGCTGTTTCGAGATCGGTTACTGGATTAGAACTTCGCGTGCTGGTGAGGGTCTCATGACAGAAGCAGTCAGAGGCATTGAGCACTTTGCAATAACTTATCTGGAGGCAAACCGGCTGGAAATTCGCTGCGATGCACGCAATGTACGAAGTGCCAAGGTGGCTGAGCGGGCAGGGTATACGCTGGAAGGAATATTGCGGAAGATGCGTCGTGACAGTACAGGTACGCTGGTGGATCTGATGGTGTTTGCCAAGGTAAGAGGCGATGAGTTCGAATGA